The genomic interval ATCTACCAGAAGGCCCCCAGCAGAGCTCGACAGCATTCACAATTATTCGCCGCTCTTTTTTTCGTCACCTCCGTGATGACTGTCattgttctcttcttttttctctcccccccccccccaaaatcATGATTCTGTTGTGAAAGGTCCGAGATAAGCTGCGAATGTCACATTcatacagaaaaatacagacagcTCGTGTCCTCTTCGCGCTCGCGCCTCTCGGTACGAACGCTGAAATGTACCGCTGTCAGAACGAGTCTTCTGTTTAGCTCTCACCCCTCCTGACCACGGCGGCATTCAGGAATCGGAGGCGacttaaaaacagaaacaataaaaagggtaatggaaacaaacaaaaagtacagAAATATTCTTCATAGAGTCCTGCATGTTGGCGGCGCGGGCAAAGGGAGGAGCTCTCTCTCCTTGATGATCTCACCTGCCCAGTGCTCGATTTGGCCCAAACGTGTATGCAAATACTTATGtgtgtaaacttttttttttctttttctttgacgTGGATAAGAAATTGTGGGTGCGTGACTCTGAGCGAGCGAGCGCCTCAGGAGGTGTTGGTGATGGGTTTGTATTTCTTGAGGCGGGTCCACTGCCCTGTGGAGTAGTTCATTTCGAAGACTGTGTCCACCAGCATGGTGGTGCTGCCGGTGCCGTCGGCTTTGGGCAGGACCTCCGTGTGCTCGCTCAGCTTGATCTGGATGATGTCCCCCTGCTCCGGGCACGGGTTCTCTGCAGGACAGACCACAGGAAGCAGACCAGTTATTACTGCTCcgaccaggtgtgtgtgtgatgaggaaTCATGGGGACTGTAGTGAGATTCAGCCACTAATTTTCAATATGTTACACGGTCACTTGGTAAAAGACTGTCTTTGTGAGAAAGATGAGATCATTAGATCGCTGCTGTACCTCTGGATCCAGCCATGAAGCCCAGGATGAGCGCCTTCTCTGGTCTGGTGACCTTGTTGGCCGTCTTGAACATCTCCTGGGCAGCGTACATCTGGTCTCTCTGAGGAGCACAAACAGAGAATTTAGCTGACTGAGGAGATCAGTGGGACCTGAACTACACAGAACTCAACGGACAGAACGCTGAAAAGGAGTTTATGTGATGCTCTTTCAACAATTTCGCTCCATCTCCACCTCACCGTGAGTGACAGGTTCTTTTTGGGCTGGGGCTGGGCCGGTGTGGGGGTTGGTGTTGGGGTTGGGGTCTGAGGCGTGCTGGGAGGCTGGGCTGGGGTCTCCGGCTGGCTGGCAGTCGCAGCTGCAGGGGGCCCGTTGCTGGCGGGGGTGGAGACTGGCGTGCTGGGGGACGTGGGGGTTGCGGGATTGGCCGTGTTGCTCGCGTTGTACATGGGCGTCCTCTGCTTGTACTGGCCTGGGAGGGTGGCGGTGGCGCCGGCGCCCGCTGTTGCTGACTCCTCTGGCTGTCGAGCCGACTGCAGCGTGTCCCGTCCTGAACCACCAGCATTCGCTACGGAGGAGGTCAGTGAGGGAAAAGACAATGTGAGACCGACTTCATGCTCTGCTGACACCTGCAGGGAAGTTTTCTTTGCCTCATTGATCCACTAAGTGCGAACAGGACAATGCTGTGTCTGACCTGGCTGTGCCTCGGAGCTGGGAAtgtaagaggaggagggaacCATGCTGGGTGTGGCTGGTAGGTAGCTGGTTGACGGCAGAGGattctggaaaagaaaagactctATGTTATGACAGGGGCAGAAAAACTGAGGAATGATAAAGGAGGGGGTAACATGAGACAAAACAGGAACATCAGAGAGATGTGAGTGAAGCACCTGTGCAGAGACGAGGCCGGCAGCGTAGTCGGGTGTCGtgttttccaccactgcttctTCTTTGGCTGCTTTCTCTCCGGTCTCTGTTTCtacagcagaagaaaacattaaataagcATCAGTGCGATCACATGGTCTCTCGACTGAGAAGTTGATGGCGTAGCTGTAAAACTTCGGACTGACGGAGGCCTGGAAATGTATTTACCCAAagtctttcttctcctcttagCTTCTCTTCCAGCTCCGACCATATCCAGCTCTGAGATATCTAACAgctgagaaggaggagaaaaagtcAAACCTCACATTTATCCAAGAACTGaatcacaataaaacacaagcacacaaagtTGTAAGTTTTCTGGTAGCGTTTTTGGAAATGCAACCTCACCTTGACCCCCCTCTCCTTACGCAGGGGCGTCCGTGCAGGGGCAATAGGTGTACGGTTACTGGGAGGGCTGAACATACTGGGGGCAGTGGGGCTGCGGAATGGGGCCTTGGGAATCCCTTTGAGAGGAGCTGTAATGACAGAAGACAGAATAGTTGACTTTGAACTTTTTGGCTGATAAAAATTATTGTTATGATGGTATTTTTTCTGGTCAGTCATTAAAATAAGGTGTCAGCACTGAGAGAGCAGATGTGTGGGGGCATTTGTTGGCCTTCAACTCACTCGTAGTGTCAATCTTTTTGACCAGCCCTCTCCCTTTGGCATGAAAAGGCACTCCGGCTGTCTTTTTCAGCTGTTGGGCTGTCTCTGTGGCTAGAATAGAAAAGAGGAtacaacacaatgaaaaaacatacacacaactgCAATTTCCTATATTTTAACTAGAACATTATGAGCCAGAGGGTCTGGGACAGATGTGtattaacaaataaataatcaacaaacacatttccttgATCTTGTTTTCGACTATAACTGCAGATTCTGTGATACAGTCACAACCCCCTAAAGCTATTGCTAGTGGGTTTATCCCTCATGCGCCTGGCCACACATCCTCCGCTGTAGCAGCAAAAGCATCtgttctctgctgcctctctgcttgAGGACGGTGAACACAGTAGGAGCACGGTGCCTGTGGAGTCAGAGCCAGGCGTGCATGGGATAAACCCACTAGCCTTAGAGGGCAAAgcctaaataaaacagaatttaaagaTGCCAAAGCAAATCACAGTAGATAAAAGAAGACACTGATatgttgtgtctgtgtattaGATGAAGTGTGAAGTAACAtacatttctgcagcagctctgctctgaggGTGGCACTCTTGGGCTTCCTCTTCAGCTGGAAATGTTTGACAGGGGGTGTGAGAGGTCCCACCAGAGTGGTTAATGCGCTCTTGTTCAGGTACTGGCACTCCAGAGGAAGCATGGCAGATGCCTCGCACTCACTCActggggggggggaggaggagacatTGACCAGCAATTCACCGCAGGACAAACCCTTAGAATTTTGTGCTTGCTTTAAGTGTCACTGCTCACTTTGCTACCTGACTTTGTGATGTCCAAGACGTGTTAAGTACTCTAGCTGGAAAAATACAGGGCTGAACTTTTTTTGCACACAAGTTTTGTAGCACAGGAGGATGCTGACACTGATATCAATCAACATCaacatttatatatatgtatacgaGATTAGAGCTTGATTTGTACTGTTCATGTGAGGCACACAAAGCCTCAACTTACACAGACAAGCAACTCTGGCAACATGCGGGTACAAGGAATTAACTTGTGTCCAGTTTTATAAAGCAACAGCCAAAATAACCCCAAGCATAGAGAGTTCTGTGTGATGAACAAATACAAAGCAAACTACAAGAAGTACATAGAGGGTCTgcagaaatatttcagtcaTAGATCTTCTCTGTAGCCTCAGTTATCTTAACCTTCACTCAGTGGGACTTCCCGGTCACTGTAAGTGATTCATATCATTTTGCAATAACCAGTGATGGTTATCAACAAAGGAAGTCCCCACACTGATCAGCTGACACCATGTTTATCTACACAATGAGCCACTCTGGTGGTTAACCAACCAGCATTAGGAAGTAGTGTAAATACTGCTGTGTACATGCATTTATTGCATGCAATTAAacataaaagaaacacagatcACACATTCTCGACCTTTCTCCCTGAGTTCTCCAAGAATATCCTGCACATTTGGATTCTGCTCCTCCAGGTCCAGATTGAGAGAACCAGTCTCTGGGAAGGATTTGAGGATGTCTGCAACCATCAACACCCAGGGCTCTGAGTCCACCGTGGCCAGCTGGATTATCTCTGACAGGGCCTCTTTCATCTGCGAGAGAGGACGGCAGTGTTGGCAAAATAAAGGATGAAAATGCTGCGTGAAAGTTCACGATCATTTAATAACTTATTACTGTTTAACAAACTAATGATtattaattttccattttaaatgtggaatttattgaattgtaaaaaaaaaaaaaaaagcccagacAGCTGTCTTCAATATACTTATTTTTCTGACCGATACCCTGAAAATCCAAAATGCATTCAAGTGACAACATCAAATGAATGTAAGAAATAAAAGGCATCACATTTACGAGGCAATTGTTTTAGTatttattaagaaaaaaaataccactTTGCTGGAGAAGCTTCTCAAATGTTAggatttgcagcatttctgcaaTGTGATAGCATACTGGACTGTTCACTGGATTAAACTGTACATTTGAAAGCAATCAGCTCAGAAAATGATTTACAGATAATGGGGAATAATCATCAGTTTCAGCCCTAATATTAACATACACAATTCTTTGTGTCAGTCCTTTCACAAGCAGCAGTGTCAGATATGCTCCAACTTCTCCATGTTAAGGATGTGCTGGCCTTTTTGTCTTACATagtttgaatatatttgggttttatCTTTAGGTGCACCTGTTTAATGGAAAACACAAACGAGTGAGCCACCTGAAGATATCATCCTGGGCACCATGATGGCCATTATACACATTTTCAAAGGTTTAATAGACCAAATAATTTGTCACTTGTTCAAGAAACTAATTAGCAGATTATTCATCAATGCACATGATTGGTTTGTTCCAGCCTTAATGTTAATTAGTTAAAATTA from Chaetodon auriga isolate fChaAug3 chromosome 24, fChaAug3.hap1, whole genome shotgun sequence carries:
- the nelfa gene encoding negative elongation factor A, whose translation is MASMKDSDTGLWLHNKLGSTDELWTPPSIASLLTVSVIDNIRLCFSSLSPPVKLKLLLGMLHLPRRTVDEMKEALSEIIQLATVDSEPWVLMVADILKSFPETGSLNLDLEEQNPNVQDILGELREKVSECEASAMLPLECQYLNKSALTTLVGPLTPPVKHFQLKRKPKSATLRAELLQKSTETAQQLKKTAGVPFHAKGRGLVKKIDTTTPLKGIPKAPFRSPTAPSMFSPPSNRTPIAPARTPLRKERGVKLLDISELDMVGAGREAKRRRKTLETETGEKAAKEEAVVENTTPDYAAGLVSAQNPLPSTSYLPATPSMVPSSSYIPSSEAQPANAGGSGRDTLQSARQPEESATAGAGATATLPGQYKQRTPMYNASNTANPATPTSPSTPVSTPASNGPPAAATASQPETPAQPPSTPQTPTPTPTPTPAQPQPKKNLSLTRDQMYAAQEMFKTANKVTRPEKALILGFMAGSRENPCPEQGDIIQIKLSEHTEVLPKADGTGSTTMLVDTVFEMNYSTGQWTRLKKYKPITNTS